A window from Argopecten irradians isolate NY chromosome 3, Ai_NY, whole genome shotgun sequence encodes these proteins:
- the LOC138318144 gene encoding protein FAM133-like isoform X2, with the protein MKVLFEVSTKGVITEPVCLLLTTLIQTVIMGGEKKDGYKRRHKRDSSSSSSSSSSSSESDSSSSSSDSDSSRERRKSHKRSRSSSSDSSPDRKNKSRKRSHSSKSEYRPSKKKMHKRSRSSSSSSSENEKKRKKKHGHKHKKKSKKHHRHSRDEKDGPVQLSKFIKRSHSKDGNRSAISGKKIKMKVKKSKKDIAMAKNRAQKLDFLNAVL; encoded by the exons ATGAAAGTATTGTTCGAG GTCTCTACTAAAGGTGTGATTACGGAGCCAGTCTGTTTATTGTTGACAACTCTGATTCAAACAGTAATCATGGGCGGTGAGAAAAAAG aTGGTTATAAAAGAAGACATAAGCGAGACAGttcttcatcttcatcatcatcatcatcatcctcagaAAGTGACTCATCCAGTAGCTCTTCTGATTCAG ATTCATCAAGAGAAAGAAGAAAGTCCCACAAACGTTCCAGAAGTTCCAGTTCAG ATTCATCACCAGACAGAAAGAACAAATCTCGCAAGCGATCCCACAGTTCAAAATCaga ATATCGACCTTCAAAGAAGAAAATGCACAAAAGAAGCAGATCTTCTAGTTCAAGTTCATCAG aaaATGAGAAGAAGCGAAAGAAGAAGCATGGTCACAAACATAAG aaaaaatcaaagaaacacCACAGACATTCCAGAGATGAGAAAGATGGACCAGTACAGTTGTCAAAg TTCATAAAACGATCACACAGCAAGGACGGAAATAGGAGCGCGATTTCTGGAAAAAAGATAAAGATGAAAGTAAAGAAATCAAAGAAAGACATAGCT ATGGCCAAAAACCGTGCTCAGAAGTTAGACTTTCTAAATGCAGTGTTGTAG
- the LOC138318144 gene encoding protein FAM133-like isoform X1 — MKVSTKGVITEPVCLLLTTLIQTVIMGGEKKDGYKRRHKRDSSSSSSSSSSSSESDSSSSSSDSDSSRERRKSHKRSRSSSSDSSPDRKNKSRKRSHSSKSEYRPSKKKMHKRSRSSSSSSSENEKKRKKKHGHKHKKKSKKHHRHSRDEKDGPVQLSKFIKRSHSKDGNRSAISGKKIKMKVKKSKKDIAMAKNRAQKLDFLNAVL; from the exons ATGAAA GTCTCTACTAAAGGTGTGATTACGGAGCCAGTCTGTTTATTGTTGACAACTCTGATTCAAACAGTAATCATGGGCGGTGAGAAAAAAG aTGGTTATAAAAGAAGACATAAGCGAGACAGttcttcatcttcatcatcatcatcatcatcctcagaAAGTGACTCATCCAGTAGCTCTTCTGATTCAG ATTCATCAAGAGAAAGAAGAAAGTCCCACAAACGTTCCAGAAGTTCCAGTTCAG ATTCATCACCAGACAGAAAGAACAAATCTCGCAAGCGATCCCACAGTTCAAAATCaga ATATCGACCTTCAAAGAAGAAAATGCACAAAAGAAGCAGATCTTCTAGTTCAAGTTCATCAG aaaATGAGAAGAAGCGAAAGAAGAAGCATGGTCACAAACATAAG aaaaaatcaaagaaacacCACAGACATTCCAGAGATGAGAAAGATGGACCAGTACAGTTGTCAAAg TTCATAAAACGATCACACAGCAAGGACGGAAATAGGAGCGCGATTTCTGGAAAAAAGATAAAGATGAAAGTAAAGAAATCAAAGAAAGACATAGCT ATGGCCAAAAACCGTGCTCAGAAGTTAGACTTTCTAAATGCAGTGTTGTAG
- the LOC138318144 gene encoding protein FAM133-like isoform X3, with product MKVSTKGVITEPVCLLLTTLIQTVIMGGEKKDGYKRRHKRDSSSSSSSSSSSSESDSSSSSSDSDSSRERRKSHKRSRSSSSEYRPSKKKMHKRSRSSSSSSSENEKKRKKKHGHKHKKKSKKHHRHSRDEKDGPVQLSKFIKRSHSKDGNRSAISGKKIKMKVKKSKKDIAMAKNRAQKLDFLNAVL from the exons ATGAAA GTCTCTACTAAAGGTGTGATTACGGAGCCAGTCTGTTTATTGTTGACAACTCTGATTCAAACAGTAATCATGGGCGGTGAGAAAAAAG aTGGTTATAAAAGAAGACATAAGCGAGACAGttcttcatcttcatcatcatcatcatcatcctcagaAAGTGACTCATCCAGTAGCTCTTCTGATTCAG ATTCATCAAGAGAAAGAAGAAAGTCCCACAAACGTTCCAGAAGTTCCAGTTCAG AATATCGACCTTCAAAGAAGAAAATGCACAAAAGAAGCAGATCTTCTAGTTCAAGTTCATCAG aaaATGAGAAGAAGCGAAAGAAGAAGCATGGTCACAAACATAAG aaaaaatcaaagaaacacCACAGACATTCCAGAGATGAGAAAGATGGACCAGTACAGTTGTCAAAg TTCATAAAACGATCACACAGCAAGGACGGAAATAGGAGCGCGATTTCTGGAAAAAAGATAAAGATGAAAGTAAAGAAATCAAAGAAAGACATAGCT ATGGCCAAAAACCGTGCTCAGAAGTTAGACTTTCTAAATGCAGTGTTGTAG
- the LOC138319614 gene encoding uncharacterized protein PF3D7_1205000-like: protein MANIGGETSLTEDKTRSHSDIRTMVDETRNTPCNDSNVISSPGGAVGKTKRTRVGLTAKHKREICLYKQFNPKATQENLVQLCKDRWNLPAGRTTLGEVLRQKDKWLNIIPGQEERRRSRGGRHNKLEVDLFTWICAQRKLHTTLSDQMIIDKAKSIGEELNIDPSFSYSNGWLFKFKKRHGIKSKGTTGRFQMLESCLSSMEVHNPSVSFESNSMDCSGSDSIANVQGHLNIFSNDLGNSIMAAMDQSQLYPSHSENTAEQKHIISNCQPNNDTIFPASGEMIIKEEYISDNENNNDSNETNDVDENINSVHTNISHFPPLHLECENEIHQTLTRQFVTDNRTEGMSESKNRKTNSNASHHLVSTKRIISASEAKHGILMCIRYIEQHPELGEHLDALWEVHDDIESHDQRESPRQKTITDYF, encoded by the coding sequence ATGGCAAATATCGGAGGCGAAACGAGTTTGACTGAAGATAAAACTAGGTCACATTCCGATATAAGGACAATGGTGGACGAGACTCGCAATACTCCATGCAATGACTCAAATGTGATCAGCTCGCCCGGTGGAGCTGTAGGGAAAACCAAACGTACCCGCGTCGGTCTCACAGCTAAACACAAACGAGAAATCTGTTTATATAAACAATTCAATCCGAAAGCAACTCAAGAAAATCTTGTCCAGCTGTGTAAAGATAGATGGAATTTACCAGCGGGAAGAACAACCCTGGGAGAAGTACTGAGACAAAAGGACAAATGGCTGAACATCATCCCCGGCCAGGAGGAGAGAAGAAGGAGCAGAGGTGGGCGGCATAATAAATTAGAGGTAGATCTGTTTACATGGATATGTGCCCAAAGAAAACTTCATACCACTCTATCGGACCAAATGATAATTGATAAAGCCAAAAGTATTGGAgaagaattaaatattgatCCATCGTTTTCGTATTCCAATGGATGGCTATTCAAATTTAAGAAACGTCATGGAATCAAAAGTAAAGGTACAACTGGACGCTTTCAGATGTTAGAAAGTTGTCTCTCATCAATGGAAGTACACAACCCTTCTGTATCATTTGAAAGTAATTCCATGGACTGTTCTGGGTCAGACTCCATAGCAAATGTTCAAGGCCATCTAAACATTTTCAGCAATGATCTTGGTAATAGTATTATGGCCGCCATGGACCAATCTCAGCTTTATCCTTCCCATAGTGAAAACACTGCTGAACAAAAACACATTATTAGCAACTGCCAACCGAATAATGACACCATATTTCCAGCCTCAGGTGAAATGATTATTAAGGAGGAATATATCAGCGACAACGAAAACAACAACGATTCAAACGAAACCAATGATGTCGATGAAAACATTAACTCCGTTCATACCAACATCTCGCATTTCCCTCCGCTGCATTTAGAGTGTGAAAATGAGATACATCAAACTTTAACGCGACAGTTTGTCACTGATAATAGAACTGAAGGCATGTCAGAAAGCAAAAATCGTAAGACGAATTCCAATGCATCACATCATCTAGTGTCAACAAAGCGTATAATTTCAGCATCCGAAGCCAAACATGGCATTCTAATGTGTATCCGTTATATAGAACAACACCCAGAGTTGGGGGAACATCTTGATGCTTTGTGGGAAGTACATGACGATATAGAGTCACATGATCAAAGGGAAAGTCCCAGACAAAAGACCATCACAGACTATTTCTGA
- the LOC138318147 gene encoding mitochondrial amidoxime-reducing component 1-like isoform X1, whose translation MSDSPDGVTLAATLAGAAVIKYTCLAWMENKYRTRPYEKVGAVTELYVFPTKSLGGLRVNSAECTTTGLTYQGVTDRHWAVAASNGVYVTQRQIPRMALISTSLNGDTMLLDAPGMPTLNIPVNPKQGPKTWVSKIKIKEEWSTSLDLGDEAASWMDKFLDKNGLRVHFSSPEMGKRDASNVTKLWQHYAKKGDKLAFSDYCGYMLMSATSLAELNKRLAEPVTMLNFRANIVVDGCPAFDEDSWDEIKIGKATFRNIDACTRCILVTVDPFKGVKSKDEEPLTTLKKFRLKPPYGPKPCLGIHLANDDKDVINVGDVVYARRKRN comes from the exons ATGTCGGATAGTCCGGATGGCGTTACGCTGGCTGCAACATTGGCAGGAGCGGCTGTCATCAAATATACGTGTTTAGCATGGATGGAAAACAAATATCGAACCAGGCCGTACGAAAAGGTCGGGGCCGTAACGGAACTGTATGTGTTCCCTACAAAATCGCTCGGGGGCCTCCGAGTAAACTCAGCGGAGTGCACAACCACTGGTTTGACGTATCAAGGTGTAACAGACAG GCACTGGGCCGTAGCAGCTAGTAATGGCGTGTACGTTACCCAGCGACAGATCCCAAGGATGGCTCTCATCTCCACCAGTCTCAACGGAGACACCATGCTTCTGGACGCTCCAGGGATGCCTACACTCAACATCCCTGTCAATCCAAAACAGGGACCGAAGACATGGGTCTCTAAAATCAA GATCAAGGAGGAATGGTCGACATCTTTGGACCTAGGAGACGAAGCAGCCAGCTGGATGGACAAGTTTCTCGACAAGAATGGTCTTCGTGTCCACTTTTCGTCACCGGAAATGGGCAAGCGAGACGCTTCCAACGTCACTAAACTATGGCAGCACTACGCCAAAAAGGGAGACAAA CTGGCGTTCTCAGATTACTGTGGGTATATGTTGATGTCCGCTACAAGCCTCGCCGAGCTAAACAAACGTCTAGCTGAACCCGTGACTATGCTGAACTTTAGGGCCAACATTGTTGTGGACGGATGTCCAGCGTTTGATGAG GACAGCTGGGATGAAATAAAGATAGGAAAGGCAACATTCAGAAACATTGACGCTTGCACAAG GTGTATCTTGGTGACAGTGGATCCATTCAAAGGAGTGAAGAGCAAGGACGAGGAACCACTTACTACACTGAAGAA ATTTCGTCTGAAGCCTCCATACGGACCAAAACCTTGTCTGGGGATCCATCTTGCCAATGATGATAAAGACGTTATCAATGTTGGGGATGTCGTGTATGCCAGGAGGAAGCGGAACTAA
- the LOC138318147 gene encoding mitochondrial amidoxime-reducing component 1-like isoform X2 encodes MSDSPDGVTLAATLAGAAVIKYTCLAWMENKYRTRPYEKVGAVTELYVFPTKSLGGLRVNSAECTTTGLTYQGVTDRIKEEWSTSLDLGDEAASWMDKFLDKNGLRVHFSSPEMGKRDASNVTKLWQHYAKKGDKLAFSDYCGYMLMSATSLAELNKRLAEPVTMLNFRANIVVDGCPAFDEDSWDEIKIGKATFRNIDACTRCILVTVDPFKGVKSKDEEPLTTLKKFRLKPPYGPKPCLGIHLANDDKDVINVGDVVYARRKRN; translated from the exons ATGTCGGATAGTCCGGATGGCGTTACGCTGGCTGCAACATTGGCAGGAGCGGCTGTCATCAAATATACGTGTTTAGCATGGATGGAAAACAAATATCGAACCAGGCCGTACGAAAAGGTCGGGGCCGTAACGGAACTGTATGTGTTCCCTACAAAATCGCTCGGGGGCCTCCGAGTAAACTCAGCGGAGTGCACAACCACTGGTTTGACGTATCAAGGTGTAACAGACAG GATCAAGGAGGAATGGTCGACATCTTTGGACCTAGGAGACGAAGCAGCCAGCTGGATGGACAAGTTTCTCGACAAGAATGGTCTTCGTGTCCACTTTTCGTCACCGGAAATGGGCAAGCGAGACGCTTCCAACGTCACTAAACTATGGCAGCACTACGCCAAAAAGGGAGACAAA CTGGCGTTCTCAGATTACTGTGGGTATATGTTGATGTCCGCTACAAGCCTCGCCGAGCTAAACAAACGTCTAGCTGAACCCGTGACTATGCTGAACTTTAGGGCCAACATTGTTGTGGACGGATGTCCAGCGTTTGATGAG GACAGCTGGGATGAAATAAAGATAGGAAAGGCAACATTCAGAAACATTGACGCTTGCACAAG GTGTATCTTGGTGACAGTGGATCCATTCAAAGGAGTGAAGAGCAAGGACGAGGAACCACTTACTACACTGAAGAA ATTTCGTCTGAAGCCTCCATACGGACCAAAACCTTGTCTGGGGATCCATCTTGCCAATGATGATAAAGACGTTATCAATGTTGGGGATGTCGTGTATGCCAGGAGGAAGCGGAACTAA